From Arachis stenosperma cultivar V10309 chromosome 2, arast.V10309.gnm1.PFL2, whole genome shotgun sequence, one genomic window encodes:
- the LOC130961020 gene encoding phragmoplastin DRP1E-like isoform X2, with product MATMESLIGLVNRIQRACTVLGDYGGADNNAFSSLWEALPSVAVVGGQSSGKSSVLESIVGRDFLPRGSGIVTRRPLVLQLHQVEGDAQDYAEFLHMPGKKLTDFALVRKEIQDETDRLTGKTKQISPVPIHLSIYSPKVVNLTLVDLPGLTKVAVEGQQESIVQDIENMVRSYIEKPNCIILAISPANQDIATSDAIKIAREVDPSGERTFGVLTKLDLMDKGTNALDVLEGRSYRLQHPWVGIVNRSQADINRNVDMIFSRRKEREYFATSPEYGHLAHKMGSEYLAKLLSQYLESVIRAQIPSIISLINKTIEELEAEMDRIGRPISMDAGAQLYTILDLCRAFERIFKEHLDGGRAGGDRIYNVFDNQLPAALRKLPFDRHLSLQNVKKVVSEADGYQPHLIAPEQGYRRLIEGALSYFRGPAEASVDAVHYVLKELVRKSIAETEELKRFPTLQAELAAATNEALERFREESKKATLRLVDMESSYLTVEFFRKLPQEVERAGNPPNSANPPSSTRSANPAAPDGDRYAAPNVDRYGEGHFRRIGSNVLSYIGMVSDTLKNTIPKAVVYCQVREAKLALLNRFYVQIGKKENRGDEN from the exons ATGGCGACGATGGAGAGCTTGATTGGTTTGGTTAACAGAATTCAGAGAGCTTGCACCGTTCTCGGCGATTATGGCGGCGCTGACAACAACGCCTTCTCTTCTCTCTGGGAAGCTCTTCCCTCAGTAGCCGTGGTTGGTGGCCAG AGTTCAGGAAAGTCTTCGGTTCTTGAGAGCATTGTTGGCCGTGACTTTCTGCCTAGAGGATCAG GGATTGTGACAAGGCGTCCATTGGTGTTGCAGCTTCATCAGGTGGAAGGTGATGCACAAGACTATGCTGAGTTTCTTCACATGCCTGGGAAAAAGTTAACCGATTTTG CTCTAGTGCGTAAGGAAATTCAGGATGAAACTGACAGATTGACAGGAAAGACGAAACAAATATCCCCTGTTCCGATTCATCTTAGCATTTATTCTCCAAAAG TTGTCAACCTAACTTTGGTTGATCTGCCAGGGTTGACTAAAGTTGCTGTAG AAGGACAGCAGGAGAGTATTGTTCAAGACATTGAAAATATGGTCCGATCTTACATTGAGAAG CCTAATTGTATTATACTGGCAATATCTCCGGCCAATCAAGATATAGCAACTTCTGATGCTATTAAAATTGCAAGGGAAGTGGACCCATCAG GTGAGAGAACATTTGGAGTGTTGACAAAGCTGGATTTGATGGACAAAGGAACTAATGCATTGGAT GTCCTTGAAGGAAGATCCTATCGTCTGCAACATCCTTGGGTTGGTATAGTAAATCGATCCCAAGCTGATATCAATAGAAACGTTGATATGATTTTTTCTAGGCGCAAGGAGCGAGAGTATTTTGCCACCAGTCCTGAGTATGGACACTTAGCACATAAAATGGGTTCAGAATACCTTGCAAAACTTCTCTCTCAG taCTTGGAGTCGGTAATTAGGGCACAGATACCTAGTATTATATCTTTGATAAACAAAACCATCGAAGAGCTGGAAGCAGAGATGGATCGTATTGGGAGACCAATTTCTATGGATGCTGGG gCTCAACTATACACCATCCTCGACCTCTGCCGTGCATTTGAACGGATATTCAAGGAGCATTTAGATGGAGG GCGGGCAGGAGGAGACAGGATATACAATGTCTTTGACAATCAGCTTCCTGCTGCTCTACGGAAACTACCATTTGACCGACATCTTTCTCTTCAGAATGTAAAGAAAGTGGTGTCAGAAGCTGATGGTTACCAGCCTCACTTAATTGCCCCAGAGCAAGGGTACCGGCGCCTGATTGAAGGGGCTCTGAGTTACTTCAGAGGTCCAGCTGAGGCATCAGTTGATGCA GTTCACTATGTCTTGAAAGAACTTGTGAGGAAATCAATAGCTGAAACCGAG GAACTAAAGCGTTTTCCAACTCTTCAAGCCGAATTAGCTGCTGCTACAAATGAGGCTTTAGAGAGGTTCCGTGAAGAGAGTAAGAAGGCAACTCTACGGCTTGTGGATATGGAGTCTTCATATCTCACTGTGGAGTTCTTCCGGAAACTTCCTCAGGAAGTGGAGAGAGCTGGAAATCCACCTAATTCAGCTAATCCACCTAGTTCAACTAGATCCGCTAATCCAGCTGCGCCAGATGGGGATCGGTATGCTGCCCCAAATGTCGATCGTTATGGAGAGGGTCATTTCCGGAGGATTGGATCAAACGTGTTATCTTATATTGGTATGGTGTCAGACACACTCAAGAACACAATTCCAAAGGCGGTGGTTTATTGTCAAGTTAGAGAAGCAAAGCTGGCATTGCTAAACCGTTTCTATGTACAAATAGGGAAGAAAGAG
- the LOC130961020 gene encoding phragmoplastin DRP1E-like isoform X1, with the protein MATMESLIGLVNRIQRACTVLGDYGGADNNAFSSLWEALPSVAVVGGQSSGKSSVLESIVGRDFLPRGSGIVTRRPLVLQLHQVEGDAQDYAEFLHMPGKKLTDFALVRKEIQDETDRLTGKTKQISPVPIHLSIYSPKVVNLTLVDLPGLTKVAVEGQQESIVQDIENMVRSYIEKPNCIILAISPANQDIATSDAIKIAREVDPSGERTFGVLTKLDLMDKGTNALDVLEGRSYRLQHPWVGIVNRSQADINRNVDMIFSRRKEREYFATSPEYGHLAHKMGSEYLAKLLSQYLESVIRAQIPSIISLINKTIEELEAEMDRIGRPISMDAGAQLYTILDLCRAFERIFKEHLDGGRAGGDRIYNVFDNQLPAALRKLPFDRHLSLQNVKKVVSEADGYQPHLIAPEQGYRRLIEGALSYFRGPAEASVDAVHYVLKELVRKSIAETEELKRFPTLQAELAAATNEALERFREESKKATLRLVDMESSYLTVEFFRKLPQEVERAGNPPNSANPPSSTRSANPAAPDGDRYAAPNVDRYGEGHFRRIGSNVLSYIGMVSDTLKNTIPKAVVYCQVREAKLALLNRFYVQIGKKEAEQLLNLLDEDPALMERRKQCAKRLELYKAARDEIDSVSWAR; encoded by the exons ATGGCGACGATGGAGAGCTTGATTGGTTTGGTTAACAGAATTCAGAGAGCTTGCACCGTTCTCGGCGATTATGGCGGCGCTGACAACAACGCCTTCTCTTCTCTCTGGGAAGCTCTTCCCTCAGTAGCCGTGGTTGGTGGCCAG AGTTCAGGAAAGTCTTCGGTTCTTGAGAGCATTGTTGGCCGTGACTTTCTGCCTAGAGGATCAG GGATTGTGACAAGGCGTCCATTGGTGTTGCAGCTTCATCAGGTGGAAGGTGATGCACAAGACTATGCTGAGTTTCTTCACATGCCTGGGAAAAAGTTAACCGATTTTG CTCTAGTGCGTAAGGAAATTCAGGATGAAACTGACAGATTGACAGGAAAGACGAAACAAATATCCCCTGTTCCGATTCATCTTAGCATTTATTCTCCAAAAG TTGTCAACCTAACTTTGGTTGATCTGCCAGGGTTGACTAAAGTTGCTGTAG AAGGACAGCAGGAGAGTATTGTTCAAGACATTGAAAATATGGTCCGATCTTACATTGAGAAG CCTAATTGTATTATACTGGCAATATCTCCGGCCAATCAAGATATAGCAACTTCTGATGCTATTAAAATTGCAAGGGAAGTGGACCCATCAG GTGAGAGAACATTTGGAGTGTTGACAAAGCTGGATTTGATGGACAAAGGAACTAATGCATTGGAT GTCCTTGAAGGAAGATCCTATCGTCTGCAACATCCTTGGGTTGGTATAGTAAATCGATCCCAAGCTGATATCAATAGAAACGTTGATATGATTTTTTCTAGGCGCAAGGAGCGAGAGTATTTTGCCACCAGTCCTGAGTATGGACACTTAGCACATAAAATGGGTTCAGAATACCTTGCAAAACTTCTCTCTCAG taCTTGGAGTCGGTAATTAGGGCACAGATACCTAGTATTATATCTTTGATAAACAAAACCATCGAAGAGCTGGAAGCAGAGATGGATCGTATTGGGAGACCAATTTCTATGGATGCTGGG gCTCAACTATACACCATCCTCGACCTCTGCCGTGCATTTGAACGGATATTCAAGGAGCATTTAGATGGAGG GCGGGCAGGAGGAGACAGGATATACAATGTCTTTGACAATCAGCTTCCTGCTGCTCTACGGAAACTACCATTTGACCGACATCTTTCTCTTCAGAATGTAAAGAAAGTGGTGTCAGAAGCTGATGGTTACCAGCCTCACTTAATTGCCCCAGAGCAAGGGTACCGGCGCCTGATTGAAGGGGCTCTGAGTTACTTCAGAGGTCCAGCTGAGGCATCAGTTGATGCA GTTCACTATGTCTTGAAAGAACTTGTGAGGAAATCAATAGCTGAAACCGAG GAACTAAAGCGTTTTCCAACTCTTCAAGCCGAATTAGCTGCTGCTACAAATGAGGCTTTAGAGAGGTTCCGTGAAGAGAGTAAGAAGGCAACTCTACGGCTTGTGGATATGGAGTCTTCATATCTCACTGTGGAGTTCTTCCGGAAACTTCCTCAGGAAGTGGAGAGAGCTGGAAATCCACCTAATTCAGCTAATCCACCTAGTTCAACTAGATCCGCTAATCCAGCTGCGCCAGATGGGGATCGGTATGCTGCCCCAAATGTCGATCGTTATGGAGAGGGTCATTTCCGGAGGATTGGATCAAACGTGTTATCTTATATTGGTATGGTGTCAGACACACTCAAGAACACAATTCCAAAGGCGGTGGTTTATTGTCAAGTTAGAGAAGCAAAGCTGGCATTGCTAAACCGTTTCTATGTACAAATAGGGAAGAAAGAG
- the LOC130961567 gene encoding F-box protein SKIP23-like isoform X1: MKLKSLKKRRVKNNTHTSMASPSLSVPYALLPSLQQTHLIDDDDDPITVDRSIFSLSEKKLYEWKNTLKGHVGAWCVGSSHGWIILLDQNGVPLLLNSSSSTAINVPPLPLSFLHPVTYSYFAEYLRKTFIVKAILMCCSSPSSYILAIIYGSNYKIAYCNSATWVELPDDKQSYCDIVFSSNYLYALTQDGSVEVWNICGQIPKRLILLTPTAEANYKEEKPYLENNFSRNLYLVVSAEEILLVTRFIGNFVNDDGLVIEEGDLLSSEDTQPLICPYRTKYFSVYKLDIEDKRWKKMRSFHDKVLFLGANESVSMDAKACLGCEANSIYFTDDRWEEMTLDYMYGGHDWGVFNLEEKCVKSLMQCANRIDPPPIWVVP; the protein is encoded by the coding sequence ATGAAATTAAAGAGCCTCAAAAAAAGAAGAGTGAAAAACAATACTcacacttcaatggcttctccTTCTCTCTCAGTTCCCTACGCTCTTCTTCCAAGCCTTCAACAAACACACCtcattgatgatgatgatgatcctATAACTGTTGACCGAAGCATCTTCAGTTTATCAGAGAAAAAGCTTTATGAATGGAAAAACACATTGAAGGGTCATGTTGGAGCATGGTGTGTTGGTTCTTCTCATGGATGGATTATACTTTTGGATCAGAATGGAGTTCCACTTCTTCTaaactcttcttcttccactGCCATTAACGTACCACCTCTTCCCCTTTCATTCCTGCACCCTGTCACATATTCTTACTTCGCTGAATACTTAAGGAAAACCTTCATAGTCAAAGCAATCTTGATGTGTTGTTCCTCTCCTTCAAGCTACATTCTTGCCATCATATATGGTTCCAACTACAAGATTGCTTATTGCAATTCTGCAACTTGGGTTGAGCTCCCTGATGATAAGCAATCTTATTGTGACATTGTGTTCAGCAGCAACTATCTTTATGCCTTGACACAAGATGGTTCTGTTGAAGTTTGGAATATTTGTGGACAAATTCCTAAAAGATTGATTCTTTTAACACCAACTGCGGAGGCTAATTATAAAGAGGAAAAACCATATTTAGAAAATAATTTCTCAAGAAATTTATACTTAGTGGTATCTGCAGAAGAAATCTTGCTGGTGACAAGATTTATTGGGAATTTTGTGAATGATGACGGGTTGGTAATAGAAGAAGGAGATCTTTTATCATCTGAGGATACACAACCATTGATTTGTCCTTATAGAACAAAGTATTTTAGTGTTTATAAACTTGATATTGAAGACAAGAGATGGAAAAAGATGAGATCTTTTCATGATAAAGTTCTGTTCTTGGGTGCTAATGAGTCTGTATCAATGGATGCTAAAGCTTGCTTGGGGTGTGAAGCAAACTCAATCTATTTCACAGATGATAGGTGGGAAGAGATGACTTTGGACTACATGTATGGTGGACATGATTGGGGTGTTTTCAATCTTGAAGAGAAATGTGTTAAGAGCCTCATGCAATGTGCAAATAGGATTGATCCTCCACCAATTTGGGTAGTTCCATAG
- the LOC130961567 gene encoding putative F-box protein At2g33200 isoform X2, which translates to MASPSLSVPYALLPSLQQTHLIDDDDDPITVDRSIFSLSEKKLYEWKNTLKGHVGAWCVGSSHGWIILLDQNGVPLLLNSSSSTAINVPPLPLSFLHPVTYSYFAEYLRKTFIVKAILMCCSSPSSYILAIIYGSNYKIAYCNSATWVELPDDKQSYCDIVFSSNYLYALTQDGSVEVWNICGQIPKRLILLTPTAEANYKEEKPYLENNFSRNLYLVVSAEEILLVTRFIGNFVNDDGLVIEEGDLLSSEDTQPLICPYRTKYFSVYKLDIEDKRWKKMRSFHDKVLFLGANESVSMDAKACLGCEANSIYFTDDRWEEMTLDYMYGGHDWGVFNLEEKCVKSLMQCANRIDPPPIWVVP; encoded by the coding sequence atggcttctccTTCTCTCTCAGTTCCCTACGCTCTTCTTCCAAGCCTTCAACAAACACACCtcattgatgatgatgatgatcctATAACTGTTGACCGAAGCATCTTCAGTTTATCAGAGAAAAAGCTTTATGAATGGAAAAACACATTGAAGGGTCATGTTGGAGCATGGTGTGTTGGTTCTTCTCATGGATGGATTATACTTTTGGATCAGAATGGAGTTCCACTTCTTCTaaactcttcttcttccactGCCATTAACGTACCACCTCTTCCCCTTTCATTCCTGCACCCTGTCACATATTCTTACTTCGCTGAATACTTAAGGAAAACCTTCATAGTCAAAGCAATCTTGATGTGTTGTTCCTCTCCTTCAAGCTACATTCTTGCCATCATATATGGTTCCAACTACAAGATTGCTTATTGCAATTCTGCAACTTGGGTTGAGCTCCCTGATGATAAGCAATCTTATTGTGACATTGTGTTCAGCAGCAACTATCTTTATGCCTTGACACAAGATGGTTCTGTTGAAGTTTGGAATATTTGTGGACAAATTCCTAAAAGATTGATTCTTTTAACACCAACTGCGGAGGCTAATTATAAAGAGGAAAAACCATATTTAGAAAATAATTTCTCAAGAAATTTATACTTAGTGGTATCTGCAGAAGAAATCTTGCTGGTGACAAGATTTATTGGGAATTTTGTGAATGATGACGGGTTGGTAATAGAAGAAGGAGATCTTTTATCATCTGAGGATACACAACCATTGATTTGTCCTTATAGAACAAAGTATTTTAGTGTTTATAAACTTGATATTGAAGACAAGAGATGGAAAAAGATGAGATCTTTTCATGATAAAGTTCTGTTCTTGGGTGCTAATGAGTCTGTATCAATGGATGCTAAAGCTTGCTTGGGGTGTGAAGCAAACTCAATCTATTTCACAGATGATAGGTGGGAAGAGATGACTTTGGACTACATGTATGGTGGACATGATTGGGGTGTTTTCAATCTTGAAGAGAAATGTGTTAAGAGCCTCATGCAATGTGCAAATAGGATTGATCCTCCACCAATTTGGGTAGTTCCATAG
- the LOC130961567 gene encoding F-box protein SKIP23-like isoform X3 produces the protein MCCSSPSSYILAIIYGSNYKIAYCNSATWVELPDDKQSYCDIVFSSNYLYALTQDGSVEVWNICGQIPKRLILLTPTAEANYKEEKPYLENNFSRNLYLVVSAEEILLVTRFIGNFVNDDGLVIEEGDLLSSEDTQPLICPYRTKYFSVYKLDIEDKRWKKMRSFHDKVLFLGANESVSMDAKACLGCEANSIYFTDDRWEEMTLDYMYGGHDWGVFNLEEKCVKSLMQCANRIDPPPIWVVP, from the coding sequence ATGTGTTGTTCCTCTCCTTCAAGCTACATTCTTGCCATCATATATGGTTCCAACTACAAGATTGCTTATTGCAATTCTGCAACTTGGGTTGAGCTCCCTGATGATAAGCAATCTTATTGTGACATTGTGTTCAGCAGCAACTATCTTTATGCCTTGACACAAGATGGTTCTGTTGAAGTTTGGAATATTTGTGGACAAATTCCTAAAAGATTGATTCTTTTAACACCAACTGCGGAGGCTAATTATAAAGAGGAAAAACCATATTTAGAAAATAATTTCTCAAGAAATTTATACTTAGTGGTATCTGCAGAAGAAATCTTGCTGGTGACAAGATTTATTGGGAATTTTGTGAATGATGACGGGTTGGTAATAGAAGAAGGAGATCTTTTATCATCTGAGGATACACAACCATTGATTTGTCCTTATAGAACAAAGTATTTTAGTGTTTATAAACTTGATATTGAAGACAAGAGATGGAAAAAGATGAGATCTTTTCATGATAAAGTTCTGTTCTTGGGTGCTAATGAGTCTGTATCAATGGATGCTAAAGCTTGCTTGGGGTGTGAAGCAAACTCAATCTATTTCACAGATGATAGGTGGGAAGAGATGACTTTGGACTACATGTATGGTGGACATGATTGGGGTGTTTTCAATCTTGAAGAGAAATGTGTTAAGAGCCTCATGCAATGTGCAAATAGGATTGATCCTCCACCAATTTGGGTAGTTCCATAG
- the LOC130961567 gene encoding uncharacterized protein LOC130961567 isoform X4: MYLFPGIGLGTLLSGSTDISDGMLQAIVGTLLQAVVPYALLPRIQQTHLIDRHDDPITVDRSIFSLSQNKRYEWKNMLKGHVGAWCVGSSHGWIVPLDQNGVPLLLNPSSFTTIKLPPLPLLFLHPVMYSYFAEYLRKTFIVKAILMYCSSPSSYILAIIYGSNYKIAYCNSAIWVELSDDKQSYCEIVFSNNYLYALTQDGSVEVWNICGKIKD; this comes from the exons ATGTACCTCTTTCCGGG CATTGGTCTTGGAACACTCTTGTCTGGTTCTACAGACATCTCTGATGGTATGCTACAGGCCATAGTAG GTACCTTGCTACAGGCTGTTG TTCCCTACGCTCTtcttccaagaattcaacaaacaCACCTCATTGATCGTCATGATGATCCTATAACTGTTGACCGAAGCATCTTCAGTTTATCACAAAACAAGCGTTATGAATGGAAGAACATGTTGAAGGGTCATGTTGGAGCATGGTGTGTTGGTTCTTCTCATGGTTGGATTGTGCCTTTGGATCAGAATGGAGTTCCACTTCTTCTAAACCCTTCTTCTTTCACTACCATTAAGCTACCACCTCTTCCCCTTTTATTCTTGCACCCTGTCATGTATTCTTACTTTGCTGAATACTTAAGGAAAACCTTTATAGTCAAAGCAATCTTGATGTATTGTTCCTCTCCTTCAAGCTACATTCTTGCCATCATATATGGTTCCAACTACAAGATTGCTTATTGCAATTCTGCAATTTGGGTTGAGCTCTCTGATGATAAGCAATCTTATTGTGAGATTGTGTTCAGCAACAACTATCTTTATGCCTTGACACAAGATGGTTCTGTTGAAGTTTGGAATATTTGTGGGAAAATTAAAGATTGA
- the LOC130961654 gene encoding NAD-dependent malic enzyme 62 kDa isoform, mitochondrial → MPIFSNHVRLSSSLLQRLKRHVTAGVHRSFTTTEGNRPTIVHKRSLDILHDPWFNKGTAFSMTERDRLDLRGLLPPNVMSPNLQIERFMVDLKRLQVQARDGPSDPNALAKWRILNRLHDRNETMYYKVLIANIEEYAPVVYTPTVGLVCQNYSGLFRRPRGMYFSAEDRGEMMSMVYNWPAEQVDMIVVTDGSRVLGLGDLGVHGIGIAIGKLDLYVAAAGINPQRVLPVMIDVGTNNGKLLKDPLYLGLQQHRLDGDDYVAVVDEFMEAVFTRWPNVIVQFEDFQSKWAFKLLQRYRNTYRMFNDDVQGTAGVAIAGLLGAVRAQGRPMIDFPKQKIVVAGAGSAGIGVLNAARKTMARMLGNNEIAYESAKSQFWVVDAKGLITEGRENIDPDALPFARNLKEMDRQGLREGASLVEVVKQVKPDVLLGLSAVGGLFSKEVLEALKDSTSTRPAIFAMSNPTKNAECTPEVAFSILGDNIIFASGSPFRDVDLGNGRIGHCNQGNNMYLFPGIGLGTLLSGSRVISDGMLQAAAERLAAYMSDDEVIQGIIFPSISRIRDITQEVAAAVIKEAVEEDLAEGHNGIDARELRKFSQNEIVEYVKKNMWNPEYPTLVYKQD, encoded by the exons ATGCCGATCTTCTCGAACCACGTGCGCCTTTCGTCGTCGCTCCTCCAACGGCTCAAGAGGCACGTGACTGCCGGGGTGCACCGATCTTTCACCACCACGGAAGGGAACCGCCCTACCATCGTCCACAAGCGCAGCCTCGACATTCTCCACGATCCTTGGTTCAACAAA GGAACAGCTTTTTCTATGACAGAGCGTGATCGTCTTGATCTACGAGGACTGCTTCCTCCAAATGTTATGTCTCCCAATCTACAAATTGAACGATTCA TGGTTGATCTGAAGAGACTTCAAGTTCAAGCAAGAGATGGACCTTCTGATCCTAATGCATTGGCCAAATGGCGGATACTCAACCGATTGCATGATAGAAATGAGACTATGTACTATAAG GTTTTGATTGCGAACATTGAGGAATATGCACCAGTAGTGTACACTCCAACAGTTGGACTTGTATGTCAGAACTATAGTGGATTGTTTAGAAGGCCAAGAGGAATGTACTTTAGTGCCGAGGATCGCGGAGAAATGATGTCTATGGTCTATAACTGGCCCGCTGAGCAG GTTGATATGATTGTTGTTACTGATGGGAGCAGAGTTCTGGGACTTGGAGATCTTGGAGTTCATGGAATCGGCATTGCCATTGGGAAGCTTGATCTGTATGTTGCAGCTGCTGGGATAAATCCTCAAAGG GTTCTTCCTGTCATGATTGATGTTGGTACTAACAATGGGAAGTTACTCAAAGATCCCCTGT ATTTGGGATTGCAGCAACACCGCCTTGATGGGGATGACTATGTTGCTGTTGTGGATGAATTCATGGAGGCTGTCTTTACTCGCTGGCCAAATGTGATTGTGCAG TTTGAAGATTTTCAAAGCAAGTGGGCATTTAAGTTATTACAGCGGTACAGAAATACCTACAGAATGTTCAATGATGATGTGCAG GGAACTGCTGGTGTTGCAATTGCTGGACTTCTAGGTGCTGTAAGAGCACAAGGGAGGCCAATGATTGACTTCCCAAAGCAGAAGATTGTTGTTGCTGGTGCTGGAAG TGCTGGAATTGGGGTTCTCAATGCTGCAAGAAAAACAATGGCAAGGATGTTGGGGAATAATGAGATTGCTTATGAGAGTGCAAAGAGTCAATTTTGGGTCGTTGACGCAAAG GGGTTAATCACTGAAGGACGGGAAAATATTGATCCAGATGCCCTACCTTTTGCAAGAAATTTGAAAGAAATGGATCGTCAAGGACTCAGGGAAGGAGCAAGCCTTGTGGAAGTG GTCAAGCAAGTGAAGCCTGATGTCCTTCTGGGATTATCTGCTGTTGGAGGATTATTCTCAAAAGAG GTATTAGAGGCCCTCAAGGATTCAACATCAACAAGACCAGCTATATTTGCCATGTCAAATCCAACAAAGAATG CTGAATGCACCCCTGAAGTAGCATTCTCCATATTGGGTGACAACATTATTTTTGCAAGTGGAAGTCCGTTCAGGGATGTGGATCTTG GAAATGGTCGCATTGGCCACTGCAACCAGGGAAACAACATgtacctctttccagg CATTGGTCTTGGAACACTCTTGTCTGGTTCTAGAGTCATCTCTGACGGTATGCTACAAGCTGCTGCTGAGCG TTTGGCAGCATATATGAGTGATGATGAGGTCATCCAAGGGATTATTTTCCCCTCAATATCCAG AATTCGAGACATTACGCAAGAGGTAGCTGCTGCTGTTATTAAGGAAGCTGTGGAAGAGGATCTGGCTGAAGGACACAATGGCATAGATGCTCGAGAGCTCCGCAAATTCAGTCAG AATGAAATTGTGGAATATGTGAAGAAGAACATGTGGAATCCAGAGTACCCGACACTAGTTTACAAGCAAGATTGA